The genomic window GCGGCGGTGGCGGTAGGGTCCGGGGGCATGGGCGGACCGGAGCTCGTCATCGTGTCCAACCGGGGTCCGCTGTCTTTCGCTCTGGACGACGACCAGCAGCTGGTCGCCCGACGTGGCGCGGGCGGCCTCGTCTCCAGCCTGAGCCCGCTGGTCGCGGGGACCGACACCATATGGATCGCCGCCGCCATGGGCGAGCACGACCGATTGGCGGCGGAACGCGGCCTGATGGAGGTGGAGGGCTTTCGCCTCCAATCGTTGGCCCTGGACCCCGACCGCTATCGCATGGCGTACGACGTAGTGTCGAACGCCACCCTGTGGTTCCTCCATCACGGGCTCTTCGATCTGGCTCGCCGGCCTCGTCTCGACCGGCGCTGGCGCCTGGCCTGGGCCGCGTACAGGGAGGTGAACCAGGCCTTCGCCGACGCCGTCGTCGAGACCGCCCCTGAGGGGGCCACCGTGCTGGTCCAGGACTACCACCTGGCGTTGGTCGGGGCAGGGCTCGCCGGCCGTCGTCCCGACCTGCGGGCCGTCCACTTCACCCACACGCCGTTCTGCGATCCCAACGGCATCCGGATCCTGCCGGCGGACGTGGCCGAGGAACTGCTCGCGGGGATGGGAGCCCACGTGGCCTGTGGGTTCCACTCCCCCCGCTGGGCGCAGGCGTTCGAGGCATGCAGCACCGAGGTGCTGGGCCGGGTTCCCCCGACGTTCGTGGCGCCGCTGGGACCGGACGCCGAGGATCTCGACCGGGTCGTCAGGTCGGACGAGAGCGCGAAATGGGACGACTGGCTGACGTCGCTCCTGGGCGACCGCCAACTGGTGCTGCGCGTCGACCGGGTCGAGCTGTCGAAGAACCTCCTCCGTGGCTTCCTCGCCTTCGACGAGCTGCTCGAGGTCCATCCCGAGCTGCGGGAGCGGGTGATCTTCGTGGCGCTCGTGTACGCGTCTCGCCAGGGCTTGCCCGAGTACCTCGCCTACCGGACCGAGGTCGAGCATCTGGCGGCGCAGGTCAACCACAAGTGGGCCACGCCAGGTTGGACCCCCGTGGTGCTCGACGTCTCCGACAGCTACCCACGATCGGTGGCGGCTCTGCGTCGCTACGACGTGCTTCTGGTCAACCCGCTTCGTGACGGGCTCAACCTCGTGGCCAAGGAAGGCCCCATCGTCAACACCAATCAGGGGCTCCTGGCGCTCTCCCGGGAGGCCGGAGCGTGGGCAGAGATGCGAGAGACGGCGCTGGAGGTGAATCCCTTCGACATCGCCGCCACGGCCGAGACGCTGGCCACCGCCCTGACCATGGACCGGGCCGAGCGGGCCGAGCGGTCAGCGGCCATTCGGCGGGTCGCCGCCGGGCGAAGCCCGCGCGACTGGCTCGACGACCAGCTGGCGGCGGCCAAAGCCTGACCGGCGGGTCCGGTGCCTAGCCCTCCGCCAGCCACTCCAGCAGGGCGAGCACACCCTCGGGGCCATCGACGACCAGGTCGGCGGCGGCCACCAGCTCGGGCGGGACCTCGGCACTGGCCACAGCGACCTTGCAGGTGATCAAACCCTGGGTCGCCAGGCGGTCAAGGGCGGCGAACGCGGCCAGGTCGCCCCGGTCATCGCCGACGAAGCAGGCCGCGCCGAGGTCACGACACAGCTCGGCCACCACGGTGCCCTTGTCCGCCGGCAGCGGGGGCCGCAGCTCGACGTTCATCTTGCCCAGGTGAAGCTCGAGGTTGTTCTCGCGGGACGCCTTCTCTGCGAACGACCTTGCCCAGTCGGCCTGGGCGGTGGCCGTGCGCCAGTGGATGGCCACGGTGAGTCCCTTGTGCTCCACGAGCATCCCCGGTGGAGCGGCGGCGCGGGCCTCCCGGTCCACCCGGTCGACGATGTCCCGCCAGGGCTCTGCGTCCGGGCGGGTATGCACCACGCCGCCGCTTCCGGCCCACTCCAGCCCGTAGAGTCCCGAGGCGACGACGCTCGGGCCATGGCTGGCGCCTCGCCCGAGGCCCAGCACCTCGACGAGGAAGCGGGCAGGGCGACCCGAGACCACGGCCGCTCGGCGGTACCGTCGGGCGAGCCGCTGCAGGGTACCAACGACCGCGCCAAGAGGTCTGGCCTCGGCGGGGTCGTCAACGATCGGCGCCAGTGTGCCGTCGAAATCGACCAGCACACCGCTCTCGTCAGGACGGGCGCGCAGGTCCCTGAGGGACGTCGCAGCGAAGTCGGGCGCGGACACCTGGGACGCGGGGGCAGGGCCCGTCCGGGCTCAGCGGACCGTCGAGCCGGTGTGCGCGGTCGTGGGGGTGTGCGCGGTCGTGGACGTGGTCGGGGTGGCGGGCGCCGCCGCACCCTGTCCGGCCAGATCGGGACCGATCACGACCACCACGTCGGCGGTCTGGCTGTTGGCGACCGGCGACGGCGTCGGAACGGGCATGACGGTGGTCGGAGCGAGACCGAGGCTCGTGGCCACGGCCCCCGCCTCGCTGGCGAAACCAGGGAGGAACAGGATGGCCGAAGACGCCGCCGGGGCAGTGGTATTGGTCGGCGCCAGCACGTTGTAGCCCGCCTTGCGCAAGGTGTCGGAGGCCTTGGCGCCGGCCCCGCTCGTCTTGGTCCCGTTGGCCACCAAGGTCTTGACCTGGGCCGGTGGGCGTGGCGCTGCGGTCGTGGCGGGCGTCGGAGGCGTCGTGGTGGTGCTCTGAGCGGCCGGAGTGGCAGCGACCGAGGCGGCGGACCCCGCCGGCGCTCGTCCGACCGAATGGAACAGGATGACGCCGAGGACAACGCCGACGACGACCAGGGCGACGCCCCGGACGACGCGGACGGGCGGGGCATCGTGGTGCGACTCTCCTCCGCCCGGTTCCCCGCCGCTGCTCATGGCGAAGGCGGCTCGCCCGCCGAGGACCCCTCGAAGCGGGCCCGCCGGCGCCGGTCACGTCGTCGTCGGAGGCGGAGGACGACCAGCGGGTCGTAGGCCGCTGCCTCGCTGGACTCGAGCAGCTGGCTCAGGCGCTGGTAATAGCGGCCCGAGGACATCTGGAACCGTCTCTCGATCGCCGTACGCTTGGGTCCCGGCTCGGTCCACCAGCCGCGCTCGAAGTCGAGGATCGCCCGGTCCCGATCGGAGAGCGCCATTAGAAGCAGCCTGCCAATCCTCAAGGCGAGAATCAAGCACCTCGCCCCGGGTCCGAGGAGCAGGCCCCGGTACGCTGATCCCCCGGACGCCGGTGTGGCGCAGTTGGTAGCGCAGGCGACTTGTAATCGCCAGGTCGTGGGTTCGAATCCCACCGCCGGCTCGAAAATGCCCTGGTCAGGGAGCAGATTCCTGGTCTACGAAGAAGACGCCGCTGTAAGAGGCACCACTGGCGGCTGGCGGGCAGGAAGTCGCTCACTCATCCGGCCCTACGCGCTGAAAACTATCCTCCATCTCGTCCACCCAGTCCTCGGCGAGGTGTTCTTCGCCGGCCCAAAGACAGCCACAAGAGATCGACTGCGCTTCACAGGCCGGACATCTCTCGGTGTCGCATCCGTGGTGGTGGACGCCGCCCGGCAGCACGTTGCAGTCCCGACACCTTCGTCTGACGCGTTTGAACCCCTCCTCCGAGCCGTACCTGATCGGCTCATAGCGATCCCCTTCGATCACGATCGGATCCGCTGTACAACCGTCTGCCGAGAGCATCTCTTGGTCGCAGTACACGCACACTGCCACAGTTCCTCCTTTGGCGGTCGAGCCATCCTGACCAAGGGGTATGACAGCTACGAACCGCACCGAACTGGTGAGGCTTCTCAGCCCCCGGCCATGGCTCCCATGACGACGAATGGTTCGTCGCCGGCAGCGACAGCTTCCGCTGGA from Acidimicrobiales bacterium includes these protein-coding regions:
- a CDS encoding trehalose-6-phosphate synthase, which encodes AAVAVGSGGMGGPELVIVSNRGPLSFALDDDQQLVARRGAGGLVSSLSPLVAGTDTIWIAAAMGEHDRLAAERGLMEVEGFRLQSLALDPDRYRMAYDVVSNATLWFLHHGLFDLARRPRLDRRWRLAWAAYREVNQAFADAVVETAPEGATVLVQDYHLALVGAGLAGRRPDLRAVHFTHTPFCDPNGIRILPADVAEELLAGMGAHVACGFHSPRWAQAFEACSTEVLGRVPPTFVAPLGPDAEDLDRVVRSDESAKWDDWLTSLLGDRQLVLRVDRVELSKNLLRGFLAFDELLEVHPELRERVIFVALVYASRQGLPEYLAYRTEVEHLAAQVNHKWATPGWTPVVLDVSDSYPRSVAALRRYDVLLVNPLRDGLNLVAKEGPIVNTNQGLLALSREAGAWAEMRETALEVNPFDIAATAETLATALTMDRAERAERSAAIRRVAAGRSPRDWLDDQLAAAKA
- the otsB gene encoding trehalose-phosphatase is translated as MSAPDFAATSLRDLRARPDESGVLVDFDGTLAPIVDDPAEARPLGAVVGTLQRLARRYRRAAVVSGRPARFLVEVLGLGRGASHGPSVVASGLYGLEWAGSGGVVHTRPDAEPWRDIVDRVDREARAAAPPGMLVEHKGLTVAIHWRTATAQADWARSFAEKASRENNLELHLGKMNVELRPPLPADKGTVVAELCRDLGAACFVGDDRGDLAAFAALDRLATQGLITCKVAVASAEVPPELVAAADLVVDGPEGVLALLEWLAEG
- a CDS encoding LytR C-terminal domain-containing protein, with protein sequence MSSGGEPGGGESHHDAPPVRVVRGVALVVVGVVLGVILFHSVGRAPAGSAASVAATPAAQSTTTTPPTPATTAAPRPPAQVKTLVANGTKTSGAGAKASDTLRKAGYNVLAPTNTTAPAASSAILFLPGFASEAGAVATSLGLAPTTVMPVPTPSPVANSQTADVVVVIGPDLAGQGAAAPATPTTSTTAHTPTTAHTGSTVR
- a CDS encoding DUF3263 domain-containing protein, encoding MALSDRDRAILDFERGWWTEPGPKRTAIERRFQMSSGRYYQRLSQLLESSEAAAYDPLVVLRLRRRRDRRRRARFEGSSAGEPPSP